GGGCACTGTCCGGCATAATGCTGATGCATACTTCCATGAGCATATACTCTCAACTTGGCATTCTGGTGCTGGCGGGACTCGCAGCGAAAAACGCCATACTGATAATTGAGTTCGCGCAGGAGCAACATGAAGTTCACGGAGTCCCCATTCTGGAGTCGGCTGAGAATGCGGCGCATGAACGTTATCGTGCGGTTCTCATGACGGCCTTCACCTGCGTCTTCGGAGTCCTTCCGATGTTGTTCGCATCAGGCGCAGGAGCAATAAGCCGGATCCACGTTGGGACGACAATGTGTTTCGGCATGGCGATATCGACTGTCTTCGGCATTTTCATCATCCCAGGTTTGTATGTTGTGCTTCAGGGCGTCAGGGAAAAAATCAAGAACTACACCGGCCTAAAATTCGACAACCCAGACTGGCAGGAGAATCATGATAAGGTCTGATCAAAGCAGAAACGAGGAGGAAAAGGCCATGAATATTCGTTTTGAAACCGTTGATAAGAGTGAATTCGACGCATTTAGGCGCGATGTAATGGATATTTTTGCCATAGCCGCAACAGAAGAGTTTGGAGACGCTACCGGCGAAGATATTATTTCGGAAGAGGATATAAACAAGTCGTTATTTTCGCCTAACGCCGATGTCTATCACATTTATCTTGACGAAATCAAAATAGGCGGCGTCTCTGTCAGTATAGACCCCGCTACGCAACGGAACTCGCTTGATCTGTTTTATATTTATCCATCCTACCATAACAGAGGATACGGACAGCTTATTTGGAAGTCGATAGAAGAAAAATATCCGCAGACCAGGGTATGGGAGCTGATAACTCCATATTTTGAAAAAAGGAACATCAACTTTTATGTTAATAAATGTGGATTCCATATAACAGAATTT
Above is a genomic segment from Synergistes jonesii containing:
- a CDS encoding GNAT family N-acetyltransferase, translated to MNIRFETVDKSEFDAFRRDVMDIFAIAATEEFGDATGEDIISEEDINKSLFSPNADVYHIYLDEIKIGGVSVSIDPATQRNSLDLFYIYPSYHNRGYGQLIWKSIEEKYPQTRVWELITPYFEKRNINFYVNKCGFHITEFFNKHHKDTRSDVLDTEFREEYFRLEKTMIDNTR